A window of the Tessaracoccus sp. MC1865 genome harbors these coding sequences:
- a CDS encoding lipoprotein LpqH, whose protein sequence is MKASLLAGPAVLALLLSGCTGGAGGAPSPVGQGTGEANADVPAGQALPTEITTAAPQGGAAVRLGDTEEAITKVGCTQVNDNWSMSGSNEGGAKVAVTTTGDKQTVVSASVVFDDGKLVDMDTARDLGSATITWDGDWFTVVGSGPFYDLMDPAVTGQDPVNFVVKASCPA, encoded by the coding sequence GTGAAGGCATCCCTCCTCGCAGGACCCGCCGTGCTGGCGCTGCTGCTCTCCGGGTGCACCGGAGGCGCCGGTGGCGCCCCCTCACCCGTCGGGCAGGGCACCGGAGAAGCCAACGCCGACGTCCCTGCCGGTCAGGCCCTTCCCACGGAGATCACCACCGCAGCCCCCCAGGGCGGTGCCGCCGTGCGCCTCGGCGACACCGAAGAGGCCATCACCAAGGTGGGCTGCACCCAGGTCAACGACAACTGGTCCATGAGCGGGAGCAACGAGGGTGGCGCGAAGGTCGCCGTCACCACCACCGGCGACAAGCAGACGGTGGTGAGCGCCAGCGTCGTGTTCGATGACGGCAAGCTCGTCGACATGGACACCGCACGGGACCTGGGCAGCGCCACCATCACCTGGGACGGCGACTGGTTCACCGTCGTGGGCAGCGGCCCGTTCTACGACCTGATGGACCCGGCCGTCACCGGCCAGGACCCGGTCAACTTCGTCGTCAAGGCCAGCTGCCCGGCCTGA